A region from the Enterobacter roggenkampii genome encodes:
- a CDS encoding MFS transporter: MPLALLALTISAFAIGTTEFVIVGLVPTIANQLAISLPSAGLLVSIYALGVAVGAPVLTALTGRFPRKQLLVALMVLFTAGNVLAWQAPDYTTLVIARLLTGLAHGVFFSIGSTIATSLVPKEKAASAIAIMFGGLTVALVTGVPLGTFIGQHFGWRETFLAVSLLGVIALVTSLLLVPSNIPGRASASLSDQLKVLTHPRLLIIYAVTALGYGGVFTAFTFLAPMMQDLAGFSPNAVSWILLGYGISVAIGNIWGGKLADKHGAVPALKFIFAALVVLLMIFQFTASIQYAALVTVLVMGIFAFGNVPGLQVYVVQKAELYTPNAVDVASGLNIAAFNIGIALGSIIGGQTVEHFGLTQTPWIGAVIVLIAFLLIGLSGRLDKPARVALG, encoded by the coding sequence ATGCCACTGGCGCTACTTGCCCTGACGATCAGTGCCTTCGCAATTGGCACGACCGAATTTGTTATCGTGGGACTGGTTCCCACCATTGCTAACCAGCTTGCGATCTCGCTGCCCTCCGCCGGATTGCTGGTGTCCATCTACGCCCTGGGCGTTGCTGTCGGTGCGCCAGTCCTGACGGCCCTGACCGGACGCTTTCCGCGTAAGCAGCTGTTAGTTGCACTGATGGTGCTGTTCACCGCCGGCAACGTGCTGGCCTGGCAGGCGCCGGACTACACCACGCTGGTCATCGCTCGGCTGTTGACCGGCCTTGCTCACGGGGTGTTCTTCTCGATTGGTTCTACTATTGCAACCAGCCTGGTACCCAAAGAGAAAGCGGCATCCGCCATTGCGATCATGTTCGGTGGGTTGACCGTTGCACTCGTTACGGGCGTACCGTTGGGCACGTTTATCGGACAACACTTCGGCTGGCGTGAAACGTTCCTGGCCGTCTCCCTGCTGGGCGTCATTGCCCTGGTGACCAGCCTGCTGCTGGTGCCGTCGAATATTCCAGGCCGGGCCAGCGCTAGCCTGAGCGATCAGCTGAAGGTACTTACGCATCCGCGTTTGCTGATCATCTACGCGGTTACGGCGCTGGGCTATGGTGGCGTATTCACTGCTTTTACCTTCCTGGCACCGATGATGCAGGACCTGGCGGGCTTCTCTCCCAACGCCGTGAGCTGGATCTTGCTGGGGTACGGTATTTCCGTTGCGATTGGCAATATCTGGGGCGGCAAGCTTGCGGATAAGCATGGTGCGGTACCGGCGCTGAAATTCATCTTCGCCGCGCTGGTTGTTCTGCTGATGATTTTCCAGTTCACCGCCTCGATACAGTACGCCGCGCTGGTCACGGTACTGGTCATGGGGATCTTCGCTTTTGGTAATGTGCCAGGGCTTCAGGTCTACGTTGTACAGAAAGCCGAGCTTTATACGCCAAATGCGGTGGACGTGGCATCGGGGCTGAACATTGCCGCATTTAATATTGGTATTGCGCTGGGTTCAATTATTGGCGGACAAACCGTCGAGCACTTCGGATTGACCCAGACCCCGTGGATTGGCGCGGTGATTGTCCTGATCGCCTTCCTGCTGATTGGCCTGAGCGGACGTCTGGATAAGCCAGCCCGCGTTGCGCTGGGGTAA
- a CDS encoding endonuclease/exonuclease/phosphatase family protein has product MRKNTYAMRYVAGMPAERILPPGSFASISQALPAGTPLSSDEKIRVLVWNIFKQQRAEWLSVLKNFGKNAHLVLLQEAQTTPELVRFATTHYLAADQVPAFVLPQHPSGVMTLSAAHPVYCCPLREREPILRLAKSALVTVYPLPDTRMLMVVNIHAVNFSLGVDVYSKQLLPIGDQIAHHSGPIIMAGDFNAWSRPRMNALYRFAREMSLREVRFSDDQRKKAFGRPLDFVFYRGLSVHDASVLVTRASDHNPLLVEFSPGKPDK; this is encoded by the coding sequence GTGCGAAAAAATACCTATGCCATGCGTTATGTTGCCGGAATGCCCGCGGAGAGGATCTTGCCTCCGGGGTCGTTTGCGAGCATCAGTCAGGCATTACCCGCCGGCACACCGTTAAGCAGCGATGAAAAAATCCGCGTACTGGTGTGGAATATCTTTAAGCAGCAGCGTGCGGAGTGGTTATCGGTACTCAAGAATTTTGGCAAAAATGCCCATCTGGTTCTGCTCCAGGAGGCGCAGACCACCCCTGAGCTGGTCCGGTTTGCAACCACTCACTATCTTGCCGCCGACCAGGTACCGGCCTTTGTTCTGCCTCAGCACCCCTCGGGGGTGATGACGCTTTCAGCAGCACATCCAGTCTATTGTTGTCCATTGCGCGAACGCGAGCCTATCCTGCGTCTGGCGAAATCGGCACTGGTGACGGTCTATCCACTGCCGGATACCCGTATGCTGATGGTCGTGAATATCCACGCGGTAAACTTCAGTCTGGGCGTGGATGTATATAGTAAGCAGTTACTTCCGATCGGCGATCAGATTGCGCATCACAGTGGGCCGATCATTATGGCCGGTGATTTCAATGCCTGGAGCCGCCCGCGCATGAATGCGCTGTACCGCTTTGCGCGCGAAATGTCGCTGCGTGAAGTCCGTTTTAGCGATGACCAGCGCAAAAAAGCTTTTGGTCGTCCTCTCGATTTTGTCTTCTACCGTGGTTTAAGCGTGCACGACGCCTCTGTGCTGGTGACGCGCGCCTCCGATCATAACCCTCTACTAGTCGAATTCAGTCCCGGCAAACCTGATAAATAA
- a CDS encoding class I SAM-dependent methyltransferase yields MTTTHSHHDNVEKQFGSQANAYLRSAVHASGRDLVRLGERLSAFPQAHVLDLGCGAGHASFTAAQQVAHVTAYDLSSQMLEVVAEAAKAKGLGNIDTRQGYAESLPFDGASFEVVISRYSAHHWHDVGQALREVKRVLKPGGIFIIMDVMSPGHPVRNIWLQTVEALRDTSHVQNYASGEWLSLITEAGLIARSLITDRLPLEFSSWIARMRTPEALSQAIRLYQESASAEVKAYFELQDDGSFTSDTIMAEAQKAG; encoded by the coding sequence ATGACAACAACACACTCCCATCATGACAACGTAGAAAAACAGTTTGGTTCTCAGGCAAATGCCTATCTGAGAAGCGCCGTGCACGCTTCAGGTCGCGATCTGGTGCGTCTCGGTGAACGTCTGTCGGCATTCCCGCAGGCGCACGTGCTGGATTTAGGCTGCGGGGCAGGGCATGCCAGCTTCACGGCTGCGCAGCAGGTGGCGCACGTAACCGCATATGACTTATCCAGCCAGATGCTGGAGGTGGTTGCTGAAGCGGCGAAAGCGAAGGGACTGGGCAACATCGATACGCGCCAGGGCTATGCCGAATCCTTACCTTTTGATGGTGCCTCGTTTGAGGTGGTGATCAGCCGTTATTCCGCGCACCACTGGCATGATGTTGGCCAGGCATTACGCGAAGTCAAACGCGTTCTGAAGCCGGGTGGCATCTTCATTATTATGGATGTCATGTCGCCTGGGCATCCGGTACGTAATATCTGGCTGCAGACGGTGGAAGCGCTGCGCGACACCTCCCATGTGCAAAACTACGCCAGCGGAGAGTGGTTATCGCTGATCACGGAAGCGGGGCTGATAGCGCGTTCGTTAATCACAGACCGTTTACCGCTGGAATTTAGCTCGTGGATAGCGCGTATGCGCACCCCGGAAGCATTAAGCCAGGCTATCAGGCTGTATCAGGAGAGTGCGTCGGCAGAGGTGAAGGCGTACTTTGAACTGCAGGACGATGGTTCATTTACCAGCGATACCATCATGGCGGAAGCGCAAAAAGCGGGATAA
- the mltD gene encoding murein transglycosylase D encodes MKAKAILLASVLLVGCQSQNGSNVQQHAQSLSAAGQGEAGKFTSSARWMDDGTSFAQEQDLWTSIGDELKMGIPENSRIREQKQKYLSNKSYLHDVTLRAEPYMYWIAGQVKKRNMPMELVLLPIVESAFDPHATSGANAAGIWQIIPSTGRNYGLKQTRNYDARRDVVASTTAALDMMQRLNKMFDGDWLLTVAAYNSGEGRVLKAMKANKARGKSTDFWSLSLPQETKIYVPKMLALSDILKNSKRYGVQLPTPDESRALARVRLSNPVDIQQVADMTGMSVSKLKTFNAGVKGSTLGASGPQYVMVPQKHAEQLRESLASGEIAAVQSTLIADASSVNSRSYKVRSGDTLSGIASRLGVNAKDLQQWNNLRSSGLKVGQTLTVGAGSSAQRLASNSDSITYRVRKGDSLSSIAKRHGVNIKDVMRWNNDTDNLKPGDQLTLFVKNSATPDS; translated from the coding sequence ATGAAGGCAAAAGCGATATTACTCGCCTCTGTCCTGCTTGTCGGTTGCCAGTCGCAGAACGGCAGCAACGTACAACAGCACGCACAGAGCCTTTCTGCAGCTGGTCAAGGGGAAGCAGGGAAGTTTACAAGTTCGGCGCGCTGGATGGACGATGGGACATCTTTCGCGCAGGAGCAAGACTTGTGGACCTCTATTGGCGACGAGCTAAAGATGGGAATTCCGGAAAACAGCCGGATTCGCGAACAGAAACAGAAGTATTTAAGTAATAAGAGCTATCTCCACGATGTAACGTTACGGGCAGAGCCGTATATGTACTGGATAGCCGGGCAAGTTAAGAAACGTAACATGCCTATGGAGCTGGTACTCCTACCCATAGTGGAGAGCGCTTTTGACCCACACGCGACGTCTGGCGCCAATGCCGCAGGCATTTGGCAGATCATTCCGAGCACCGGGCGAAACTATGGTCTAAAACAGACCCGCAACTATGATGCGCGTCGCGATGTTGTCGCTTCAACGACAGCCGCTCTCGACATGATGCAACGTCTGAACAAGATGTTTGACGGCGACTGGCTGTTAACGGTCGCAGCGTACAATAGCGGCGAAGGTCGTGTACTGAAGGCAATGAAAGCGAATAAAGCACGGGGTAAATCCACCGATTTTTGGTCGCTCTCACTGCCACAGGAAACAAAGATTTACGTACCGAAAATGCTGGCTTTGAGCGATATTCTCAAGAACAGCAAGCGTTACGGTGTACAACTGCCAACACCAGACGAAAGTCGTGCACTTGCGCGCGTTCGCCTCAGCAATCCCGTTGATATTCAACAGGTTGCTGATATGACGGGTATGTCGGTAAGTAAATTGAAAACCTTTAATGCTGGCGTTAAAGGCTCAACGCTGGGGGCGAGTGGCCCGCAGTATGTAATGGTTCCGCAGAAACATGCTGAGCAGTTACGTGAGTCTTTAGCTTCGGGTGAAATCGCCGCCGTTCAGTCAACGCTGATCGCGGATGCATCATCAGTTAACAGCCGCAGTTATAAGGTTCGTTCAGGTGATACGCTTTCGGGCATTGCGTCACGTCTTGGCGTGAATGCGAAAGATCTGCAGCAGTGGAATAACCTGCGCAGTTCAGGCCTGAAAGTGGGTCAAACTCTGACGGTGGGTGCAGGTAGCAGCGCACAGCGTCTCGCCAGCAACAGCGATAGCATAACCTATCGCGTGCGTAAGGGTGATTCGCTGTCCAGTATCGCAAAACGTCACGGCGTGAACATCAAAGATGTGATGCGCTGGAACAACGATACTGACAATCTGAAACCGGGCGACCAGCTGACGCTGTTTGTGAAGAACAGCGCGACGCCAGACTCCTGA
- the gloB gene encoding hydroxyacylglutathione hydrolase — MNLISISAFEDNYIWVLVDDERRCVIVDPGESAPVLRAIEENGWQPEAILLTHHHNDHTGGVPELRTHFPHVVVYGPSEAQDKGVTQVVEEGEKILIREWEFSVFATPGHTLGHLCFYSKPYLFCGDTLFSGGCGRLFEGTPAQMYQSLQKINALPDDTVICCAHEYTLGNMKFAVSLLPEDRAIQDYYHKVKELRAKNQNTLPVILKNERQINLFLRTDDIDLISKINQETNLQQPEQRFAWLRSKKDNFR, encoded by the coding sequence ATGAATCTTATCAGTATTTCTGCTTTTGAGGACAATTACATCTGGGTTTTGGTTGACGATGAACGTCGATGCGTCATTGTCGATCCCGGAGAATCCGCCCCCGTACTGCGCGCAATAGAAGAGAACGGCTGGCAGCCGGAAGCCATTCTGTTGACGCATCACCATAACGATCATACGGGCGGTGTACCTGAACTGCGTACCCATTTTCCGCATGTTGTGGTTTACGGACCGTCAGAGGCACAAGATAAGGGTGTCACGCAAGTAGTCGAAGAAGGCGAAAAAATCCTCATACGTGAGTGGGAGTTTTCCGTATTTGCCACACCGGGTCACACTTTGGGACATCTGTGTTTCTACAGTAAGCCTTATCTTTTTTGCGGTGACACGCTGTTCTCAGGGGGCTGCGGAAGGCTGTTTGAAGGAACACCAGCGCAAATGTATCAGTCTTTACAGAAGATTAACGCATTACCCGATGACACCGTTATTTGTTGCGCACATGAGTATACATTAGGAAATATGAAGTTTGCCGTCAGCCTGTTGCCTGAGGATCGGGCGATTCAGGATTATTATCACAAAGTGAAGGAGTTACGTGCAAAAAACCAAAACACACTCCCCGTAATTCTGAAAAACGAGCGCCAAATTAATTTATTTTTGCGAACAGATGATATTGATTTAATTAGCAAAATTAACCAAGAAACAAATTTGCAACAACCAGAACAGCGATTTGCATGGTTAAGGTCAAAGAAAGATAACTTCAGATAA
- a CDS encoding class I SAM-dependent methyltransferase: MKPARIPQTVAAPERWAELPWGEYYREALEQQLKPWLAKMYGFHLLKIGNLSAEINTESCAISHQVNVSLGGSPVQVKADPLHLPFAEKSVDACLLAHTLPWCSDPHRLLREADRVLIDDGWLVLSGFNPLSLMGLRKLVPVLRRTPPYNSRMFTMMRQLDWLSLLNFEVLCYGGFQVLPWARQGGVLLSTHLPALGCMQFIVARKRTIPLTLNPMKQSKSKTPIRQTVGATRQYRKP; encoded by the coding sequence ATGAAACCGGCAAGGATACCTCAGACTGTCGCAGCACCGGAACGTTGGGCGGAACTGCCCTGGGGTGAATACTATCGCGAGGCGTTAGAGCAACAGCTGAAGCCCTGGCTCGCGAAAATGTATGGCTTTCACCTGCTTAAGATTGGCAATCTCAGCGCGGAAATCAATACCGAAAGCTGCGCTATCTCGCATCAGGTGAACGTCTCTCTCGGCGGATCGCCGGTTCAGGTGAAAGCAGACCCGTTACATCTGCCGTTTGCGGAAAAATCCGTTGATGCGTGTTTGCTCGCACATACGTTACCCTGGTGCAGCGATCCGCACCGTCTGCTTCGCGAAGCCGATCGCGTGCTGATTGATGACGGCTGGCTGGTGCTGAGCGGATTCAACCCGCTGAGCCTGATGGGCCTGCGAAAGCTGGTACCGGTGCTGCGCCGGACGCCGCCTTACAACAGCCGGATGTTCACCATGATGCGCCAGCTCGACTGGCTGTCACTGCTGAACTTCGAAGTGCTCTGCTACGGCGGTTTTCAGGTGCTGCCCTGGGCGCGGCAGGGGGGCGTCTTGTTGAGCACGCATTTGCCTGCCTTAGGCTGCATGCAGTTTATCGTCGCGCGTAAGCGAACAATTCCCCTTACGCTTAATCCCATGAAGCAGAGCAAATCGAAAACACCGATCCGCCAGACCGTTGGCGCCACGCGGCAGTACAGAAAGCCCTGA
- the rnhA gene encoding ribonuclease HI yields MRKQVEIFTDGSCLGNPGPGGYGAIMRYRQHEKTFSEGYFLTTNNRMELMAAIVALEALKEQCDVVLSTDSQYVRQGITQWIHNWKKRGWKTADKKPVKNVDLWKRLDAALGQHQIKWEWVKGHAGHPENERCDELARAAAANPAHEDAGYQPES; encoded by the coding sequence ATGCGTAAACAGGTAGAAATTTTCACCGATGGATCTTGTCTCGGCAACCCGGGTCCCGGCGGCTACGGCGCGATTATGCGTTATCGCCAGCATGAAAAAACTTTTAGCGAAGGCTATTTTCTGACCACCAACAACCGGATGGAGCTCATGGCGGCCATTGTGGCGCTGGAGGCACTAAAAGAACAATGTGACGTGGTGTTAAGTACCGACAGCCAGTACGTTCGTCAGGGAATTACCCAGTGGATCCATAACTGGAAAAAACGCGGCTGGAAGACTGCCGATAAGAAACCGGTCAAGAACGTCGATCTCTGGAAACGGCTTGATGCCGCCCTGGGCCAGCACCAGATCAAGTGGGAGTGGGTTAAAGGGCACGCCGGTCATCCGGAAAACGAACGCTGTGACGAACTGGCGCGTGCGGCAGCCGCTAACCCTGCGCATGAGGACGCGGGCTATCAGCCTGAATCCTGA
- the dnaQ gene encoding DNA polymerase III subunit epsilon — MSTAITRQIVLDTETTGMNQIGAHYEGHKIIEIGAVEVVNRRLTGNNFHVYLKPDRLVDPEAFGVHGIADEFLLDKPTFADVADEFLEYIRGAELVIHNASFDIGFMDYEFSKLNRDIPKTNTFCKVTDSLALARKMFPGKRNSLDALCSRYEIDNTKRTLHGALLDAQILADVYLTMTGGQTSMKFSMENESQQTQGEAGIQRVVRQASRLRVVLASDEELLNHESRLDLVQKKGGSCLWRA, encoded by the coding sequence ATGAGCACTGCAATTACTCGCCAGATCGTCCTCGATACCGAAACCACCGGTATGAACCAGATTGGCGCGCACTACGAAGGGCATAAGATCATTGAGATCGGTGCCGTTGAAGTGGTGAACCGTCGTCTTACGGGGAACAACTTCCACGTCTATCTCAAGCCCGATCGGCTGGTGGATCCCGAAGCGTTCGGCGTTCACGGTATTGCCGATGAGTTCTTGCTGGATAAGCCGACTTTTGCGGACGTGGCTGACGAATTCCTGGAATACATCAGGGGCGCTGAGCTTGTTATCCATAACGCCTCGTTCGATATCGGCTTTATGGATTATGAATTCAGCAAGCTTAATCGTGATATCCCGAAGACGAATACCTTCTGTAAGGTGACAGACAGTCTGGCGCTGGCGAGGAAAATGTTCCCCGGCAAGCGTAACAGCCTGGATGCACTGTGTTCGCGCTACGAGATAGATAATACCAAACGAACGCTCCACGGGGCGTTGCTCGATGCCCAGATCCTCGCCGATGTCTATCTGACGATGACCGGTGGGCAGACGTCTATGAAGTTCAGTATGGAAAATGAGTCGCAGCAAACGCAGGGCGAAGCGGGTATTCAGCGTGTTGTCCGTCAGGCAAGCCGGCTGCGGGTTGTTTTAGCCAGTGATGAAGAGCTGCTTAACCACGAATCCCGTCTTGATCTGGTGCAGAAGAAGGGCGGCAGCTGCCTGTGGCGTGCCTGA
- a CDS encoding FadR/GntR family transcriptional regulator yields the protein MEKPSRFLANSSTALEQLRGLINQHESTPGTPLPTERELSDTLGVGRREVRRALDVLEEEGRIWRKQGKGTFIGPAAPVEPLALQGLVQQTNLLEVMEARLQLEPGLARLAALRATRENLALMQRMLERIDKVSPDDRDLNELWDSAFHRAIAEAAGNRLMLGLFDAIDAVRREPGWQHLRELARTPERVDSYNDHHHKIMAAIIHRQPNEAATAMREHLLSLQTALIQAIHLEDDFTP from the coding sequence ATGGAAAAACCGTCACGGTTTCTGGCAAATTCCAGCACCGCGCTTGAACAGCTGCGCGGGCTAATCAACCAGCACGAGTCAACACCAGGCACTCCGCTGCCCACGGAACGTGAGCTGTCGGACACACTCGGCGTAGGACGACGTGAAGTGCGTCGCGCGCTGGACGTGCTGGAAGAAGAGGGGCGCATCTGGCGTAAGCAGGGCAAAGGGACCTTTATCGGCCCGGCTGCACCCGTTGAACCGCTGGCCCTTCAGGGATTGGTTCAGCAAACCAACCTTCTGGAAGTGATGGAAGCTCGTCTGCAGCTCGAACCCGGCTTAGCCCGGCTTGCGGCACTGCGTGCCACCAGGGAAAACCTTGCGCTCATGCAGCGCATGCTGGAACGCATCGACAAGGTCAGCCCGGATGACCGCGATCTCAACGAACTGTGGGATAGCGCTTTTCACCGCGCCATTGCGGAAGCGGCGGGCAACCGCCTGATGCTCGGCCTGTTTGATGCCATTGATGCCGTGCGGCGTGAACCGGGCTGGCAGCATCTGCGCGAGCTGGCACGCACCCCCGAGCGTGTCGATAGCTATAACGACCACCATCACAAGATCATGGCTGCCATTATCCATCGCCAGCCTAACGAGGCCGCGACCGCGATGCGCGAACACCTGCTCAGCCTGCAAACCGCCCTGATTCAGGCGATCCACCTCGAGGACGACTTCACGCCATGA
- a CDS encoding ABC transporter ATP-binding protein, with translation MTTIPFKDATPVLQVKNLNVTFAGSPVSVLDGISLTVRAGETLALVGESGCGKSITSLALMGLLPASARIVSGEMQFRRHDLRKLSPREYADLRGSELAMIFQEPMTSLNPAFTLGDQLSEAVMRHQDVSRAEAMKIALQILEKVQIPAAEMRLKAYPHQLSGGMRQRVMIAMALINHPKLLIADEPTTALDVTIQAQILALLNTLKEETGTAVLMITHDLGVVAEVAQQVAVMYAGQVVEQGSVEAIFADPQHPYTIGLMGSIPSLGARKGPLSTIPGSVPLPESMPQGCRFATRCPFAQSRCHDEKPPLTTLGAGHRVACFRVPLEHHIALGETA, from the coding sequence ATGACGACAATCCCCTTTAAGGACGCCACGCCCGTATTGCAAGTAAAAAACCTCAACGTTACGTTCGCGGGCTCGCCGGTAAGCGTGCTTGACGGTATCTCGTTGACCGTCAGGGCGGGCGAAACGCTGGCGCTGGTGGGAGAATCCGGCTGTGGGAAAAGTATCACCTCCCTGGCGCTGATGGGATTATTGCCCGCCAGCGCACGGATCGTCAGCGGGGAGATGCAGTTTCGTCGCCACGATCTGCGCAAGCTCTCGCCGCGGGAATATGCCGATCTGCGCGGTAGCGAGCTGGCGATGATTTTCCAGGAGCCGATGACCTCGCTCAATCCGGCGTTTACGCTGGGCGATCAGCTGAGCGAGGCGGTTATGCGTCATCAGGACGTCTCGCGCGCAGAGGCGATGAAGATCGCGCTGCAGATCCTCGAAAAAGTGCAGATTCCGGCAGCAGAGATGCGATTGAAAGCCTATCCCCACCAGCTTTCCGGCGGCATGCGCCAGCGCGTGATGATTGCCATGGCGCTGATCAATCATCCTAAATTATTGATTGCCGACGAGCCGACCACCGCGCTCGACGTCACCATCCAGGCGCAAATCCTCGCCTTGCTCAACACCTTGAAAGAGGAAACCGGCACGGCGGTGCTGATGATCACCCACGATTTAGGCGTGGTGGCCGAAGTGGCGCAGCAGGTGGCGGTGATGTATGCCGGACAGGTGGTAGAGCAGGGAAGCGTCGAGGCGATATTTGCCGACCCGCAGCACCCGTACACCATCGGCCTGATGGGCTCGATCCCCTCCCTTGGCGCACGCAAGGGCCCGCTTTCCACTATTCCCGGATCGGTCCCGCTGCCGGAATCCATGCCGCAAGGCTGCCGTTTCGCAACGCGCTGCCCGTTTGCGCAGTCGCGCTGCCATGATGAAAAACCGCCGCTCACCACGCTCGGCGCGGGCCATCGGGTTGCCTGCTTCCGCGTGCCGCTCGAACACCACATCGCCCTGGGAGAGACCGCATGA
- a CDS encoding ABC transporter ATP-binding protein: protein MTTPILEARDLSKLFPGPKKLFTPARFVTAVDRVSLAVMPGETLAIVGESGSGKSTLGRLLLRLLAASEGRVFYQGEEITHASGARLNQLRRELQIIFQDPFASLNPRMTVEQIVGEPLWLHQNMKKGDRQYRVAELLKTVGLPAAWAGRYPHEFSGGQRQRIGIARALASGPKLLLGDEPVSALDVSVQAQVVNLLESLKHQLGLTMVIVAHGLAVIRHMSDRVAVMYLGQIVELASVDEIFDAPLHPYTQALIASAPQMQPGAERDAPLLQGDLPNPASPPSGCRFHTRCPYVTDECRQVEPINQVLDGGRQVACHRWQEINRDRSVIQIAPPSAAFLRRRALFEHAATHSSLPSRNS, encoded by the coding sequence ATGACCACGCCCATTCTGGAAGCTCGGGACCTCAGCAAGCTGTTCCCCGGCCCGAAAAAACTCTTTACCCCCGCCCGGTTTGTGACGGCGGTCGATCGCGTGTCGCTTGCCGTCATGCCGGGCGAAACGCTGGCGATTGTCGGCGAGTCCGGCTCCGGGAAATCCACCCTTGGCCGTCTGCTGCTGCGCCTGCTGGCCGCCAGCGAAGGGCGCGTGTTTTATCAGGGGGAAGAGATCACCCACGCCTCGGGCGCGCGCCTCAATCAACTCCGCCGCGAGCTGCAGATCATCTTTCAGGATCCCTTCGCCTCCCTGAACCCGCGCATGACGGTGGAGCAGATCGTCGGTGAGCCGCTGTGGCTGCACCAGAACATGAAGAAAGGGGACCGGCAGTACCGCGTTGCCGAACTGCTTAAGACCGTGGGCCTGCCCGCCGCCTGGGCCGGGCGCTACCCGCACGAGTTTTCCGGCGGGCAGCGCCAGCGTATCGGCATTGCGCGCGCGCTGGCCTCGGGACCAAAGCTGCTGCTGGGCGATGAGCCGGTATCCGCGCTGGATGTATCGGTGCAGGCGCAGGTGGTCAATTTACTGGAAAGCCTGAAGCACCAGCTGGGTCTGACGATGGTGATTGTCGCCCACGGTCTGGCGGTGATCCGCCACATGAGCGACCGCGTGGCGGTCATGTACCTCGGGCAAATCGTCGAGCTTGCCAGCGTCGATGAGATCTTTGACGCACCGCTGCACCCCTATACCCAGGCGCTGATCGCCTCGGCGCCGCAGATGCAGCCGGGCGCTGAACGCGACGCGCCGCTGCTGCAGGGGGATTTACCGAACCCGGCCAGTCCGCCGTCCGGCTGCCGTTTCCACACCCGCTGCCCGTACGTCACTGACGAATGCCGTCAGGTCGAGCCGATTAATCAGGTGCTCGACGGCGGGCGTCAGGTTGCCTGTCATCGCTGGCAGGAGATCAACCGCGATCGCAGCGTTATCCAGATCGCACCGCCATCCGCTGCGTTTCTGCGCCGCCGCGCGCTGTTTGAACACGCGGCCACCCACTCGTCCCTTCCTTCAAGGAACTCATGA